The DNA region CATCTCCTTCCGCGTTTTGTCTATCTCCTCCTTCTGCTTCTTCTGCTCGAGCTCGTAAAGCCGGGCGCGAAGAACCCGGAGCGCCTTGGCAAGGTTCTTATGCTGCGATTTCTCATCCTGACAGGTGGCGACGATACCGGTGGGGATGTGGGTTACCCTGACCGCGGAGTAGGTGGTGTTCACCGATTGACCACCAGGACCAGAGGAGCAGAAGCGGTCAATGCGGATGTCCTTCTCGTTGAGCTCCACATCGATCTCCTCTGCCTCGGGGAGCACCGCCACGGTGACCGCCGAGGTGTGGATCCTCCCTCCGGATTCGGTGACCGGCACCCGTTGAACCCGGTGAACCCCGCTTTCATGCTTCAGGAAGGAGTATGCCCCCTTACCCTCGATGATGGCGACTACCTCCTTGATTCCCCCCATACTCGTCTCGTGGATATCGGTTATCGCTACCCTCCACCCCTTTCGTTCGGCATAGCGGGAGTACATCCGAAAGATCTCCTGGGCGAACAGGGCTGCTTCCTCCCCTCCAGTGCCCGCTCTTATCTCGAGGATGACATTCCGCTCATCGTTCGGGTCCTTGGGGATGAGCATCAAGGTAAGCTCCTTCTTCAGCCCCTCCTCCTTTTCGGTGAGCTCCGTAAGTTCCTCCTCGGCGAGTTCCTTTAATTCGGGGTCGGCATCAGCGGATTCCAATATCCCCTTTGCTTCCTCGATTCCCTTTATCACCTCTTTGTATTCCCGATACTTATTGACGATAGGGGCGAGCTCAGCATAGGTCTTGGAGTATTTGAGATATCGTTCCTTATCCCCGATAACCTCGGGATCGGCGAGGAGACGAGAGAGCTCCTCGAACCTTTCCTCCATTTCCGAAAGT from Acidobacteriota bacterium includes:
- the prfA gene encoding peptide chain release factor 1, which encodes MFEKLSEMEERFEELSRLLADPEVIGDKERYLKYSKTYAELAPIVNKYREYKEVIKGIEEAKGILESADADPELKELAEEELTELTEKEEGLKKELTLMLIPKDPNDERNVILEIRAGTGGEEAALFAQEIFRMYSRYAERKGWRVAITDIHETSMGGIKEVVAIIEGKGAYSFLKHESGVHRVQRVPVTESGGRIHTSAVTVAVLPEAEEIDVELNEKDIRIDRFCSSGPGGQSVNTTYSAVRVTHIPTGIVATCQDEKSQHKNLAKALRVLRARLYELEQKKQKEEIDKTRKEMIGTGDRSEKVRTYNFPQGRVTDHRIGLTLYRLEEILDGDLDEIIDRLIAHFQTERLKKEMEKEIG